In the Triticum aestivum cultivar Chinese Spring chromosome 2B, IWGSC CS RefSeq v2.1, whole genome shotgun sequence genome, cgattgcaagatctaaagatataccttcaagcattcacctcctcggcaacggcgccagaaaagagcttgatgtctactacacaaccttcttcttatagacgttgttgggcctgcaagtgcacaggtttgtaggacagtagcaaatttccctcaagtggatgacctaaggtttatcaatccgtgggaggcgtaggatgaagatggtctctctcaaacaaccccgcaaccaaataacaaagagtctcttgtgtccccaacacacccaatataatggtaaattgtataggtgcactagttccgcgaagggatggtgatacaagtgcaatatggatgatagataaaggtttttgtaatctgaaaatataaaaacagcaaggtaactaatgataaaagtgagcgtaaacggtattgcaatgataggaaacaaggcctagggttcatactttcactagtgcaagttatctcaacaataataacatagatagatcatataacaatcccttaacatgcaacaaagagtcactccaaagccactaatagcggagaacaaacatagagattatggtagggtacgaaaccacctcaaagttattctttcggatcaatctattcaagggttcatactagaataacaccttaagacacaaatcaaccaaaaccctaatgtcacctagatactccattgtcacctcaagtatccatgggcatgattatacgatatgcatcacacaatctcagattcatccaaccaacacaaagtacttcaaagagtgccccaaagtttctaccggagagtcaagaaaacatgtgccaacccctatgcataggttcatgggcggaacccgcaagttggtcaccaaaacatacatcaagtggcacatgatatcccattgtcaccacagataaacacggcaagacatacatcaagtgttctcaaagtaaagactcaatctgataagataacttcaagagggaaactcaattcatcacaagagagtagagggggagaaacatcataagatccaactataatagcaaagctcgcgatacatcaagatcgtgccatagagagaacacgagagagagagagagatcaaacacatagctattggtacataccctcagccccgagggtgaactactccctccttgtcatggagagcgccgggatgatgaagatggccaccggtgatggattccccctccggcagggtgccagaacgggctcccgagaggtttttggtggctacagaggcttgcggtggcggaactcccgatctatcttcttattcgatggttttaggatacgtagggttatataggcaaaagaagtcggttggggggtgctcgaggggtccacgagacagggggcgcaccctgtaggggggGTGGCTATCTCCTAGGCTCCTCAAGTATCTTCTGACTTGacctccaagtctccaggatgataatcttccaaaaaatcatgttaccgaaggtttcatttcgtttggactccgtttgatattccttttcttcgaaatactgaaacaggcaataaaacagcaatatgggctaggcctccggttagtaggttagtcccaaaaaatgatataaatgtgtaaaataaagcccataaacatccaaaaagggtaatataatagcatggaacaattaaaaattatagatacgttggagacgtatcaagcacggcggtggcttaattttgtagaaattgctagtctctcatgcttcacttatattattttgagagtctcttagaacagcatggtatttgctatggttatataattggtcctagaatggtaggcatccaagttgggtataataaaaactatcataggaagtgaattggatgctatgatcaatttgatacttgataattgttttgagatatggaggtagtgatattaaagtcatgctagttgggtgattatgaattaaaggatgcttgtgttgaagttagcaagtcccatggcatgcatgtatggttaaagttgtgtaacaaatttgaaacatgaggtgttcttagattgtgcatccttatgagtggcggtcggggacgagcgatggtcttttcctaccaatctatccctctaggagcatgagcgtagtgcttggtttttgatgacttgtagatttttgcaataagtatatgagttcttttgactgatgttgagtccatggattatacgtgctttcacctttccatcattgctagcctcttcggtaccgtgcattgccctttctcaccttgagagttggcgctaacttcgccggtgcatccaaaccccgtgatatgatatgctctatcacacataaacctccgtatatcttcctcaaaacagccaccatacctacctattatggcatttccatagccattccgggatatattgccatgcaactttccatcgttccgtttatcatcatgacatgcattactattgtcatattgccatgatcatgtagttgacatcgtatttgtggcaaaaccaccttgcataatttttcatacatgtcactcttgattcattgcccatcccggtacaccgccggaggcattcatatagagtcatatcttgttctagttttgagttgtaattcatgagttgtaaatcaatagaagtgtgatgatcatcattattagagcattgtccccaaaaaagaaaaagaaagaaaggccaaaaaaagaaaggccaaagaaaaaaaaaaggaaaaaaggccaaaaaataataaaaaagaaaattaaaaaggggcaatgttactatctctttttccacacttgtgcttcaaagtagcaccatgttcttcatatagcaagtctcatatgttgtcactttcatatactagtgggaatttttcattatagaacttggcttgtatattcctacgatgggcttcctcaaaatgccctaggtcttcatgagcaagcaagttggatgcacacccactagttttcttttgttgagctttcatacatttatagctctagtgcatctgttgcatggcaatccctactcctcatgttgacatcaattgatggacatctccatagctcgttagttatcctcgtcaatgtgagactttttccttttttatcttctccacacaatccccatcatcatattctattccacccatagcgttatatccatggctcacgctcatgtattgcatgaaagttcaaaaagtttgagattatttaagtacgaaacaattgcttggcttgtcatcgggggtatataatttgggagcatttttgtgtgacgaaaatgaagcattgcctaactatatgattttgtagggatgaactttatttagccatgttattttgagaagacatgattgctttgattagtatgcttggagtattactatatcttatgtcaatataaacttttattttgaatcatttggatctgaacattcatgccacaataaagaaaattacattgagaaatatgctaggtagcattccacatcaaaaaaattgtttttatcatttacctactcgaggatgagcagcaattaagcttggggatgcttgatacgtctccaacgtatctataattttttattgttccatgctattatattacccgttttggatgtttatgggctttactttacacatttatagcatttttgggactaacctactaaccggaggcccagcccgtattgttgtttttttgcctatttcagtattttgaagaaaaggaatatcaaacggcgtccaaacggaatgaaaccttcgggagcgtgatttttggaatgagcgtgatccaaaggacttggagtgcaagtcaagcaacagccgaggcggccacgagagtggagggcgtgccccctatctcgtgggcccctcgggcagccaccgacctacttcttcctcctatatatacccacgtaccccgagaacatcaaaggcgaccacaaaaaactatttccgccaccgtaaccttctatatccgcaagatcccatcttggagccttcgtcggtgctccgccggagggcttctacatcaacaccatagcccctccgataagttgtgagtagtttaccacagaccttcgggtccataattattagctagatggcttcttctctctttttggatctcaataccatgttgtcctcgatcttcttggagatctattcgatgtagctccttttgcagtgtgtttgtcgagatccgatgaattgtgggtttatgatcaagtttatctatgagaaatatttgaatctcctctaaattcttttatgtgtgattaagttatctttgcaagtctcttcgaattatcagtttggtttggcctactagattgatctttcttgcaatgggagaagtgcttagctttgggttcaatcttgcggtgtcctttcccagtgacagtaggggcagcaaggcacgtattgtattgttgccatcgaggataaaaagatggggtttatatcatattgcatgagtttatccctctgcatcatgtcatctttcttaatgcgttactctgttcttatgaacttaatactctagatgcatgttggatagcggtcgatgtgtggagtaatagtagtagatgcaggcaggagtcggtctacttgtcacgaacgtgatgcctatatacatgatcttgcctagataatcttataattattcgcttttctatcaacaaGCGAGTGTGACTAAAAATAATTTAAGTATATGTCTTAGTACATATGATAACTTCAAACCATGCTCTCCTATAGCATAAAGTAAACATAATTGTATATCAAGGCAAACTACTACTAAGTATAGAGTGTGTAGTGTATTCTTCACTTCTTCCAGCTATCATACTTAAGCACTTGTTGCTCATGCCTAGCCCATGTATCTCTCTGGCTCCCTCCTAATCCCCTTTGGTCTATCATGCAAGGTTCATTGGATGTGTTCATATGGTTTTTTCCTCTTCTTTATGCAATCAGTCCTTTCCTTCCTTATTTTGCTTCTAGTTTTGGCGTTCCATTCTTCATCAATGACACCTTTGATGGTGCAATTGTCGGCATGACTATTGTTGTCTCCCTGCATATATGCAAAAACAATGTTATTAACGAAACATTTGTAAATTTCTGTAAATTCATGGTAGATATTAAGCTTGTATATCATCGACATATTTACCTTGTTCATTCTTGTACTTTCTTCAATTGTGAGATCACCATCTATGTCATTTCCTTCCTCTTGTACCTGTAACAAAGAATGTGGGAATTTAATAATGTATTATGTAATACATATATGATGAAATGCATACACAATATTAGATTAAAGTGGGAAATGACCAATACACTGATGGATTATTATTTCGTACAATGATTTTATATTTTGGAAATAATATATTTAAAATTAAATCATTTTCCTTTtatttgatattacctcattaTTGGTTTCTTCATTGGCGGAATCATCATCtatgtcatcttcttcctcttgtaCCTATAAGATGGCGGTAGTTTAAATGAACATCATAGAGCATATTGTTAATAGATATTTAAGGTGGAATGTATTCATCTATAATTCTGTATTGTTTTTTTGAGCTTCGCGGAAGCAACCTTGGTCGCAGGATTTTTATATCCCTCATTGTGGTTGTCATTTCTGAAATCTTTGTTATATCTTGGATCTACGgtttcatcattttcttcttcttcttcttcttcatcttgtacCTATACATAAAATATTTCAATTTAGAACACAATAGAACTTTGTGTTTATCTTGAAAACAATATAGAAAAAGTATGTACATTTTACCTCACTATTGAATTTGATTTTGTTCATAACTCTTCTGAGTTTCCTGTTGGTAGGCCTTCTAACATCTGTCTTGTTTTGTCTGTGGTCTTTATCTGAATCATCTTCTATGGTAATTGTATCTGAACTTGTAGCTTGAATGTTTGCTACCTCCttttcaaatacatttttacgtTTTTCGGCGATGTCATAAAATAGTAAAGTAATTTCAAAGAATATCTTATTATTAAAATTTTCTGTAAGAACCTTTTTTTTTTATTTCGCGAAGCCTTTCTTTTAAAATCCTACTTACATCTCTTTAGTTTTGTCTCTCCTTTTATCTTCTGCGAAAAAGTTTTTGGCTCTTCATGTGTGTTTTGTTATGTCATAAATAAATAGGCCGTAATCAATTATGAATGCATATACAGTGAGACAATTTTTTTCAATTTGTTACCTCGTCATCAGGAGCTTCAATTTTAACAACTGTTCTAGAAGCAACTGGTCTCACATCTTTTTCATATCTTTTGCTAGACTTCTGTATCTTTGTCCTCCGTTGTTGTTTTTTGTTGGATGATATTGAGGTTTCCTTTCTGCACATATCCTTCTTCTCATCATT is a window encoding:
- the LOC123041309 gene encoding uncharacterized protein translates to MENFKVSYTFEVDDKLEMENSNEMAEEGILERQDTRGSSNSDMHNFHNKVNHSSKNATNDEKKDMCRKETSISSNKKQQRRTKIQKSSKRYEKDVRPVASRTVVKIEAPDDEVTN